Proteins co-encoded in one Pseudorhizobium banfieldiae genomic window:
- the clpS gene encoding ATP-dependent Clp protease adapter ClpS: protein MPTKDDTILLPRTKTKPKLERPKLYKVILVNDDYTPREFVVMVLKAVFRMTEETSYRVMLTAHRMGTAVVVVCARDIAETKAKEAIDLAKEAGYPLMFTTEPEE, encoded by the coding sequence ATGCCGACGAAGGACGACACGATCCTCCTGCCCAGGACAAAGACCAAACCGAAGCTTGAACGGCCGAAGCTCTACAAGGTCATCCTGGTCAATGACGACTATACGCCGCGAGAATTCGTGGTGATGGTCCTGAAGGCTGTCTTTCGCATGACCGAGGAGACGAGCTACCGCGTGATGCTGACCGCCCACCGGATGGGCACCGCCGTGGTGGTGGTCTGCGCCAGGGACATTGCAGAGACGAAGGCGAAGGAAGCCATCGATCTCGCGAAGGAGGCGGGCTATCCGCTGATGTTCACCACCGAACCGGAGGAGTGA
- the ychF gene encoding redox-regulated ATPase YchF, whose amino-acid sequence MGFKCGIVGLPNVGKSTLFNALTKTAAAQAANYPFCTIEPNTGEVAVPDPRMQKLAQIAGSKEIIPTRISFVDIAGLVRGASKGEGLGNKFLANIREVDAIVHVLRCFEDTDITHVEGRIDPVGDAETIETELMLADLESLERRVEQTRKRATGKDKESLAQLPVMEAVIKLLQDGKPARLLLKTMSPEEIDILKGLNLLTSHPVLYVCNVAEADAATGNAHTEAVSKMAAEQGAECVIISAAIEAEVAQLPEDEATEFLSALGLEEAGLDRLIRAGYNLLDLITYFTVGPKETRAWTIVRGTKAPQAAGVIHTDFERGFIRAFTIGYDDYIAYKGEVGAKEAGKGRDEGKEYVVHDGDVIHFRFNT is encoded by the coding sequence ATGGGTTTCAAGTGCGGCATCGTGGGCCTGCCGAATGTCGGCAAGTCTACGCTCTTCAATGCTCTGACCAAGACGGCTGCGGCGCAAGCCGCCAATTATCCCTTCTGCACCATCGAGCCGAATACCGGCGAAGTGGCCGTCCCGGATCCGCGCATGCAGAAGCTCGCCCAGATCGCCGGCTCGAAGGAGATCATCCCGACCCGCATCTCCTTCGTCGACATCGCCGGGCTTGTCCGGGGCGCATCGAAGGGGGAAGGCCTCGGCAACAAGTTCCTCGCCAATATCCGCGAGGTCGACGCGATCGTTCATGTCCTGCGCTGCTTCGAGGATACCGACATCACCCATGTCGAGGGTCGCATCGATCCGGTCGGTGATGCCGAGACCATCGAGACCGAGCTGATGCTCGCCGATCTCGAAAGCCTGGAGCGCCGGGTCGAGCAGACCCGCAAGCGGGCGACCGGCAAGGACAAGGAATCCCTTGCCCAGCTTCCTGTCATGGAAGCGGTCATCAAGCTGCTGCAGGACGGCAAGCCGGCGCGCCTGCTCCTGAAGACCATGAGCCCCGAGGAGATCGACATCCTCAAGGGCCTGAACCTTCTCACCTCTCATCCGGTGCTCTACGTCTGCAATGTCGCGGAAGCCGATGCTGCGACCGGCAATGCGCATACGGAAGCGGTTTCCAAGATGGCGGCCGAACAGGGCGCCGAATGCGTCATCATTTCCGCTGCGATCGAGGCTGAAGTGGCCCAGTTGCCGGAAGACGAAGCGACGGAGTTCCTGTCGGCTCTCGGCCTCGAGGAGGCCGGCCTGGATCGCCTTATTCGTGCCGGCTACAACCTCCTCGACCTGATCACCTATTTCACCGTCGGCCCCAAAGAGACCCGTGCCTGGACGATCGTGCGCGGCACGAAGGCCCCGCAGGCGGCGGGCGTCATCCACACGGATTTCGAGCGCGGTTTCATCCGCGCTTTCACCATCGGCTATGACGACTATATCGCCTACAAGGGCGAAGTCGGTGCGAAGGAAGCCGGCAAGGGCCGCGACGAAGGCAAGGAGTACGTCGTCCACGACGGCGACGTCATCCACTTCCGCTTCAACACCTAG
- a CDS encoding YgaP family membrane protein, with translation MFAKNVGSADRIIRVVAGILLLSLFFIYRESPWRYFALIGIVPLVTGLFATCPLYSLFGISSCPMKKVR, from the coding sequence ATGTTCGCCAAGAATGTCGGGTCCGCGGACCGTATCATCCGCGTCGTTGCCGGAATCCTGCTGTTGTCGCTGTTCTTCATCTATCGGGAATCGCCGTGGCGCTATTTCGCGCTGATCGGCATCGTGCCGCTCGTAACCGGGCTATTCGCGACATGCCCGCTCTATTCGCTTTTCGGGATTTCGAGTTGCCCGATGAAGAAGGTGCGCTGA
- a CDS encoding Crp/Fnr family transcriptional regulator — protein MPNWLDQADFLSALEAPARAVLEPLRLAHVPRGTVLFRPGDEAQAFVILISGRIGVYLTGRSGREMLLYSVAPGQTCVQTTLGVLGQAHYTGEAIAETDVSAVMVPRAQFEALVSSSPVFRNFVFGAFASRLSDLMSLLEQVAFVSVGQRLARTLLERAGPDGEITATHQELAVLIGSAREVVSRRLEALSSKGLVESERGRIRIRNRAGLQRLAGETEPAL, from the coding sequence ATGCCTAACTGGCTGGATCAGGCGGATTTCCTCAGCGCGCTGGAAGCGCCGGCACGCGCGGTGCTCGAGCCTCTGCGCCTGGCACATGTGCCGCGAGGAACGGTGCTGTTTCGCCCGGGTGACGAGGCGCAGGCGTTCGTCATCCTCATCTCCGGACGGATCGGCGTCTATCTCACCGGCCGAAGCGGTCGCGAGATGCTTCTCTATTCCGTGGCGCCCGGGCAGACTTGCGTGCAAACCACGCTCGGCGTTCTGGGGCAGGCTCACTATACTGGCGAGGCTATCGCAGAGACAGACGTCTCGGCGGTGATGGTCCCGCGCGCGCAGTTCGAGGCTCTGGTGTCGAGTTCGCCTGTCTTCCGCAACTTCGTCTTCGGGGCCTTCGCCTCCCGGCTTTCGGACCTGATGTCTCTCCTGGAGCAGGTTGCCTTCGTGTCGGTCGGCCAGAGACTTGCACGTACGCTGCTTGAACGTGCGGGACCTGATGGCGAAATAACAGCGACCCATCAGGAGCTTGCCGTTCTGATCGGCTCGGCCCGCGAGGTGGTATCGCGCCGTCTGGAGGCTCTATCGTCGAAGGGGCTGGTGGAAAGCGAACGCGGCCGGATTCGCATCAGGAACAGAGCTGGCCTGCAGCGGCTCGCAGGGGAGACGGAACCTGCTCTGTGA
- a CDS encoding MaoC family dehydratase: protein MAEPDYHFEDFTPGRVLPLPERQVSAEEIVEFAAEFDPQPMHLDEAAGKASILGGLSASGWHTGSMFMRMMYDGWLSQSSSEGSPGIDFMEWKRPVLAGDTLSGRSTVVSARELRSRPGIGMVTFLHEVENQRGELVMKGENPIMMRLRTPVGEPL, encoded by the coding sequence ATGGCGGAACCGGACTATCATTTTGAAGACTTCACGCCTGGACGCGTCCTTCCGCTGCCCGAGCGGCAGGTCAGCGCAGAGGAGATCGTCGAATTTGCTGCCGAGTTCGACCCGCAGCCCATGCACCTCGACGAGGCGGCGGGCAAGGCAAGCATCCTCGGAGGCCTTTCCGCTTCCGGCTGGCACACGGGCAGCATGTTCATGCGCATGATGTATGACGGATGGCTGTCGCAATCGTCTTCGGAAGGATCGCCCGGCATCGATTTCATGGAATGGAAGAGGCCGGTTCTCGCGGGCGATACGCTTTCCGGGCGCTCGACCGTCGTGTCGGCCCGCGAACTCCGCTCGCGCCCCGGCATCGGCATGGTGACCTTCCTCCATGAGGTGGAGAACCAGCGGGGCGAGCTCGTGATGAAGGGGGAGAACCCGATCATGATGCGCCTGCGCACTCCCGTCGGAGAACCGCTATGA
- a CDS encoding MaoC family dehydratase encodes MRLIELSPPGRKVITGTMLFTAEDIIRFARKYDPQPFHTDPEAAKGSVFGGLCASGWHTCAGWMKTYIAYWDAEVARLEAEGLVAPKLGPSAGFKKLQWLKPVYAGDSITYSVEVVDSRPLASRPGTWLNLTSNDGVNQHGEVVMRYDGTVLEFE; translated from the coding sequence ATGAGACTGATCGAGCTTTCTCCGCCAGGCAGGAAGGTGATCACCGGCACCATGCTGTTCACCGCCGAGGACATCATCCGCTTTGCGCGAAAATATGACCCGCAGCCCTTCCACACTGATCCGGAAGCGGCCAAAGGCTCCGTCTTCGGCGGCCTCTGCGCCTCCGGCTGGCACACCTGCGCCGGCTGGATGAAGACCTATATCGCCTACTGGGATGCAGAAGTGGCAAGGCTGGAAGCCGAAGGGCTGGTCGCGCCGAAGCTTGGTCCTTCCGCAGGCTTCAAGAAACTCCAGTGGCTGAAGCCCGTCTATGCCGGCGACAGCATCACCTATTCGGTCGAAGTCGTAGACAGTCGACCGCTGGCATCACGTCCCGGCACATGGCTAAACCTGACCTCCAATGACGGGGTGAACCAGCATGGCGAGGTCGTCATGCGCTACGATGGAACCGTGCTCGAGTTCGAATAG
- a CDS encoding adenine phosphoribosyltransferase encodes MTKPIDLAASVRSIVDYPKPGIIFRDITTLLGDAVAFRQAVDELVRPYTGLGVDKIAGIEARGFILGGALAHQLSAGFVPIRKKGKLPHETVRIAYSLEYGVDEMEMHVDAVKPGDKVILTDDLIATGGTAEGAVKLLRQQGAEIVSACFVIDLPELGGRRKLEALGVEVRTLMEFEGH; translated from the coding sequence ATGACCAAGCCCATCGACCTCGCTGCCTCCGTCCGCTCGATCGTGGACTACCCGAAGCCCGGGATCATCTTCCGTGACATCACGACCCTGCTCGGCGACGCGGTGGCCTTCCGCCAGGCGGTGGACGAGCTTGTGCGGCCCTATACGGGCCTGGGGGTCGACAAGATCGCCGGCATCGAGGCGCGCGGCTTCATCCTCGGAGGGGCGTTGGCGCACCAGCTCTCGGCGGGGTTCGTGCCGATCCGCAAGAAGGGCAAGCTGCCGCACGAGACCGTACGGATCGCCTATAGCCTTGAATACGGCGTCGACGAGATGGAGATGCATGTGGATGCCGTTAAGCCCGGCGACAAGGTCATCCTAACCGACGACCTGATTGCCACCGGTGGCACTGCGGAAGGCGCTGTCAAGCTATTGCGCCAGCAGGGCGCTGAGATCGTCTCGGCCTGCTTCGTCATCGACCTGCCGGAGCTGGGCGGGCGCCGCAAGCTCGAGGCGCTCGGCGTCGAGGTGCGGACGCTGATGGAGTTCGAGGGGCACTGA
- a CDS encoding cytochrome c1: protein MKKLVTSILSLAVVAGLGLGTALAQDEHAADGEAHAEGATPHYPINKPREVDWSFAGPFGHYDKGQLQRGLKVYTEVCAACHSMTLVSFRTLEDLGYSEEQVKAFAANYQVTDGPNDDGDMFDRAAVPSDYFPPPFPNAQAAAASNNGAAPPDFSLIAKARGVTRGFPQFVFDIFTQYQEGGPDYIYSLLTGYQEPPEGVEVPEGTYYNPYFIASASLAMAPPISDGQVTYDDGAPETLDQYAKDVSAFLMWAAEPHLEDRKRTGFMVMVFLLIFTGLIYLTKKSVYASKEH from the coding sequence ATGAAAAAGCTTGTTACAAGCATCCTTTCGTTGGCCGTCGTGGCAGGCCTCGGCCTCGGCACCGCGCTCGCCCAGGACGAGCATGCGGCCGATGGTGAAGCCCATGCAGAAGGCGCAACACCGCACTACCCCATCAATAAGCCGCGGGAGGTGGACTGGAGCTTTGCCGGCCCGTTCGGCCACTACGACAAGGGCCAGTTGCAGCGGGGGCTGAAGGTCTACACCGAAGTCTGTGCCGCCTGTCACTCCATGACACTGGTATCATTCCGTACGCTCGAGGACCTCGGCTATTCCGAAGAGCAGGTAAAGGCCTTCGCCGCCAACTATCAGGTGACCGACGGTCCCAACGACGATGGCGACATGTTCGACCGGGCTGCGGTTCCGTCCGACTACTTCCCGCCGCCGTTCCCCAACGCACAGGCCGCAGCAGCTTCCAACAACGGCGCGGCGCCGCCGGACTTCTCTCTGATCGCCAAGGCGCGCGGTGTCACCCGTGGCTTCCCTCAGTTCGTGTTCGACATCTTCACGCAGTACCAGGAAGGTGGCCCGGACTACATCTACTCGCTGCTGACGGGTTACCAGGAGCCGCCGGAAGGGGTCGAGGTTCCGGAAGGGACCTACTACAACCCGTACTTCATCGCCTCGGCATCGCTTGCCATGGCCCCACCGATCTCGGATGGCCAGGTCACCTATGATGATGGCGCTCCGGAAACACTCGACCAGTACGCTAAGGACGTCTCCGCGTTCCTGATGTGGGCTGCAGAGCCGCATCTGGAGGATCGCAAGCGCACGGGCTTCATGGTCATGGTCTTCCTGCTGATCTTCACCGGGCTCATCTATCTGACGAAGAAGTCGGTCTACGCGAGCAAGGAACACTGA
- a CDS encoding cytochrome b, with protein MMSGHSTYQPTSGIEKWIDSRLPLPRMIHDSFVSYPVPRNLNYAYTFGAMLSVMLIVQILSGVVLAMHYAAETTVAFNSVEKIMRDVNHGWLLRYMHANGASFFFIAVYLHIARGLYYGSYKAPREILWILGVVIYLLMMATGFMGYVLPWGQMSFWGATVITGFFSAFPLVGEWIQQFLLGGFAVDQPTLNRFFSLHYLLPFMIAGVVVLHIWALHVTGQTNPTGVEVKTKTDTVAFTPYATLKDALGVSVFLLVFAWFIFYMPNYLGHPDNYIPADALKTPAHIVPEWYYLPFYAMLRAITFNVGPIDSKLGGVLVMFGSIIVLFFLPWLDTSKVRSAVYRPWYKLFFWIFVADCILLGWLGAMPAEGVYVILSQLGTLYYFGFFLVIMPLLGLFETPRRIPNSITEAVLAKQNKSDMEKLPPAEASVR; from the coding sequence ATAATGAGCGGTCATTCCACATACCAGCCGACCTCCGGCATCGAGAAATGGATCGACTCGCGGCTTCCATTGCCGCGAATGATCCATGACAGCTTCGTCTCCTACCCCGTTCCCCGCAACCTGAACTATGCCTACACCTTCGGCGCGATGCTGTCGGTGATGCTGATCGTGCAGATCCTGTCGGGTGTGGTTCTGGCCATGCATTACGCGGCCGAAACGACGGTTGCCTTCAACTCCGTCGAGAAGATCATGCGCGACGTCAACCACGGTTGGCTGCTGCGCTACATGCATGCCAACGGCGCGTCGTTCTTCTTCATCGCCGTCTACCTGCACATCGCCCGCGGTCTCTACTACGGCTCCTACAAGGCGCCCCGCGAAATCCTCTGGATCCTCGGCGTTGTGATCTACCTCCTGATGATGGCGACCGGCTTCATGGGCTACGTTCTGCCCTGGGGTCAGATGTCCTTCTGGGGCGCGACCGTCATCACCGGCTTCTTCTCCGCCTTCCCGCTGGTCGGCGAGTGGATCCAGCAGTTCCTGCTGGGTGGCTTCGCAGTCGACCAGCCGACGCTGAACCGCTTCTTCTCGCTGCACTACCTGCTGCCGTTCATGATTGCCGGCGTCGTCGTGCTGCACATCTGGGCGCTGCACGTGACCGGCCAGACGAACCCGACCGGCGTTGAGGTGAAGACGAAGACGGACACCGTTGCCTTCACGCCCTATGCGACGCTCAAGGATGCGCTCGGTGTGTCGGTCTTCCTGCTCGTCTTCGCCTGGTTCATCTTCTACATGCCGAACTATCTCGGCCACCCGGACAACTACATTCCGGCGGATGCCCTGAAGACCCCGGCCCACATCGTTCCGGAATGGTACTACCTGCCGTTCTACGCGATGCTGCGCGCCATCACCTTCAATGTCGGCCCGATCGACTCCAAGCTCGGTGGCGTGCTCGTGATGTTCGGCTCGATCATCGTGCTGTTCTTCCTGCCCTGGCTTGACACGTCGAAGGTTCGCTCGGCCGTCTACCGTCCGTGGTACAAGCTGTTCTTCTGGATCTTCGTTGCCGACTGCATTCTTCTCGGCTGGCTTGGCGCCATGCCTGCGGAAGGCGTCTACGTCATCCTGTCTCAGCTCGGCACGCTCTATTACTTCGGCTTCTTCCTGGTGATCATGCCGCTGCTCGGCCTGTTCGAGACGCCGCGCCGCATACCGAACTCGATCACCGAGGCGGTTCTCGCGAAGCAGAACAAGTCCGACATGGAAAAGCTTCCGCCTGCAGAAGCCAGCGTCCGATAG
- the petA gene encoding ubiquinol-cytochrome c reductase iron-sulfur subunit: protein MSEHETHSEALGEPTRRDFLYLTTGMAGAVGAAAVAWPFIDQMRPDASTLALASIEVDVSGVEPGMSLTVKWRGKPVFIRNRTEQEIEAANAVALEELKDPIARNDNIDATAEATDLARSAGEGKENWIVMIGSCTHLGCVPLGQAGDFGGWFCPCHGSHYDTAGRIRKGPAPTNLPVPTFTFTSDTVIQIG from the coding sequence GTGAGCGAGCACGAGACACACAGCGAAGCACTGGGCGAGCCCACTCGCCGTGATTTCCTTTACCTGACCACCGGCATGGCCGGCGCGGTCGGAGCGGCGGCAGTGGCATGGCCCTTCATCGACCAGATGCGGCCGGACGCCTCGACGCTGGCACTCGCCTCCATCGAGGTCGACGTCTCGGGCGTCGAGCCGGGCATGTCGCTGACGGTCAAGTGGCGCGGCAAGCCGGTCTTCATCCGTAACCGTACGGAGCAGGAGATCGAAGCCGCCAACGCCGTTGCGCTCGAGGAACTCAAGGATCCGATCGCAAGAAACGACAATATCGATGCGACCGCGGAAGCGACCGACTTGGCTCGCTCGGCCGGTGAAGGCAAGGAGAACTGGATCGTGATGATCGGTTCCTGCACCCATCTCGGTTGCGTTCCGCTCGGCCAGGCCGGCGATTTCGGCGGTTGGTTCTGTCCCTGCCACGGTTCGCACTATGACACCGCAGGCCGCATCCGTAAGGGTCCAGCGCCGACCAACCTGCCGGTGCCGACTTTCACGTTTACGTCCGACACAGTGATCCAGATCGGGTGA
- a CDS encoding endonuclease/exonuclease/phosphatase family protein, producing MRYFLSVAICVIVSLVILIAAARYVGDIWIFAAIGSLQLHLAVTCILAAVAAFVLHRSLLPVLLLAASLALGLHALWMTREMVQQPLVGDNAAAPALRLMSFNILSKNRENAGAIRDLILASGADVVNVLEAMPLRGELDALSRIYPHRIGCGEMTKTCDLMVLSKTPLTSPSVHSLSTIFENRMILSDLSWQGRIVHLAAIHTTKPYFDDFQTLELTNAARRLDRIEGPLLVAGDFNASSLAPNIRMFLRWTGLRTASWEPPTWPDWGGWLGVPIDHVYVRKPLHIRSLQRLPSSLGSNHYGLVADIVLAP from the coding sequence ATGAGGTATTTTCTGTCGGTGGCGATATGCGTCATCGTGTCGCTCGTGATCCTCATCGCGGCTGCACGCTATGTCGGCGACATCTGGATCTTTGCGGCAATCGGCAGCCTGCAACTCCACCTTGCCGTTACATGCATCCTGGCGGCTGTCGCTGCCTTCGTGCTTCACCGCAGCCTGCTTCCCGTACTGCTGCTTGCAGCCTCGCTGGCGCTTGGGCTGCACGCGCTCTGGATGACCCGGGAGATGGTCCAGCAGCCGCTGGTCGGCGACAATGCCGCTGCTCCTGCGCTCAGGCTGATGTCCTTCAACATCCTGTCGAAGAACAGGGAGAATGCCGGCGCGATCCGCGACCTGATCCTTGCCTCCGGCGCCGATGTGGTGAACGTCCTCGAGGCGATGCCGCTGCGGGGGGAACTCGACGCCCTTTCGCGGATCTATCCCCATCGTATCGGTTGTGGCGAGATGACAAAGACCTGCGACCTCATGGTGCTGTCCAAGACACCCTTGACCTCGCCCTCCGTTCACTCGCTCAGCACGATCTTCGAAAACCGGATGATCCTTTCGGATCTGTCATGGCAGGGACGCATCGTTCATCTGGCGGCCATCCATACGACCAAGCCTTATTTCGACGATTTCCAGACCTTGGAGCTCACCAACGCCGCCCGCAGGCTGGACCGGATCGAGGGTCCCCTGCTCGTCGCTGGAGACTTCAACGCCTCCAGCCTGGCGCCGAACATCCGCATGTTCCTGCGCTGGACCGGCCTTCGCACCGCATCCTGGGAGCCTCCCACATGGCCGGACTGGGGAGGATGGCTCGGTGTGCCGATCGATCACGTCTATGTCCGCAAACCGCTGCATATAAGATCGCTGCAGCGGTTGCCGTCATCACTGGGCTCCAACCACTACGGGCTGGTCGCCGACATCGTCCTCGCGCCGTGA
- a CDS encoding ABC transporter ATP-binding protein, whose protein sequence is MITSVVRYFENWIRPFERRDDLNPPAGLAAFIWFYVRQAKLPFLAMLVLGGAAAGVEAAMFWFVGRVVDILATVDRGAGWAGLMEAHGNELLLMALVIGFGRFAIASLTALVDQQIITPGFYNLVRWQSYVHVSRQSLSFFQNDFSGRIVTKVWSAGQATGDVLTTLMESLWFVLIYSVSTLVLVAQLDLRMAAVVLVWLTIFAFLAKYFVPRIREHAKLSAEAGSMISGRMVDSYSNIQTLRLFGSDEANDRYMRSGFESFQSTIIRFTRLLTGVRASMALLSSTMIVMMGALSIHLWLAGLISSGAVAFTMALMLRLNFLLGRLMTQLNGLMRNLGTVQNSAELISQPIGLLDKPDAERLTVRAPEIRFENVSFHYGKGRSVIDDLCLTIRPGEKLGIVGRSGAGKSTLVNLLLRFYEIEKGRILIDGQDISRVTQESLRVQIGMVTQDTSLLHRSIRDNILFGRPNASEEQLREAARRAEADGFIAELEDQRGRRGYDAHVGERGVKLSGGQRQRIAIARVMLKNAPILVLDEATSALDSEVEAAIQSNLERLMQGKTVLAIAHRLSTIAALDRLIVMDEGRIVEQGTHAQLVAANGIYADLWARQSGGFLAADAAQ, encoded by the coding sequence ATGATCACATCCGTCGTCCGCTATTTCGAGAACTGGATTAGGCCCTTCGAGCGGCGGGACGACCTCAATCCACCTGCCGGTCTCGCGGCCTTCATCTGGTTCTATGTGCGTCAGGCGAAGCTGCCGTTCCTGGCGATGCTGGTGCTCGGAGGGGCTGCTGCCGGTGTCGAGGCGGCGATGTTCTGGTTCGTCGGTCGCGTCGTCGACATCCTGGCCACCGTGGATCGAGGTGCCGGATGGGCGGGCTTGATGGAAGCCCACGGCAACGAGCTGCTGCTGATGGCCTTGGTCATCGGCTTCGGGCGCTTTGCGATCGCCTCGCTGACGGCCCTCGTCGACCAGCAGATCATCACGCCGGGCTTCTATAATCTGGTGCGCTGGCAATCCTATGTACATGTGTCGCGGCAATCGCTGTCCTTCTTCCAGAACGACTTTTCCGGCCGCATCGTCACAAAGGTCTGGTCGGCGGGCCAGGCGACCGGCGACGTCCTGACGACGCTGATGGAGAGCCTGTGGTTCGTGCTGATCTACTCGGTGTCGACGCTGGTGCTGGTGGCGCAGCTGGATCTGCGCATGGCGGCCGTGGTTCTTGTCTGGCTGACCATCTTCGCCTTCCTGGCGAAGTACTTCGTGCCGAGGATCCGCGAGCACGCCAAGCTTTCGGCCGAGGCCGGGTCGATGATCAGCGGGCGAATGGTCGATTCCTACTCCAACATCCAGACGCTCCGGCTGTTCGGCAGCGACGAAGCGAACGACCGCTACATGCGCTCCGGGTTCGAGAGCTTCCAGTCCACCATCATCCGCTTCACACGCCTGCTGACCGGTGTGCGCGCCTCCATGGCGCTCCTGTCCAGCACGATGATCGTGATGATGGGAGCGCTCAGCATCCACCTGTGGCTTGCGGGACTGATCAGCTCCGGTGCGGTTGCCTTCACCATGGCGCTGATGCTGCGGCTGAACTTCCTGCTCGGCCGGCTGATGACGCAACTGAACGGGTTGATGCGCAATCTCGGCACCGTCCAGAACTCGGCAGAACTCATCTCGCAGCCGATAGGCCTTCTCGACAAGCCGGATGCCGAGAGGCTGACCGTGCGGGCGCCTGAGATCCGCTTCGAGAACGTCAGCTTCCACTACGGCAAGGGCAGGAGCGTGATCGACGACCTGTGCCTCACCATCCGACCGGGCGAAAAGCTCGGTATCGTCGGGCGCTCAGGCGCTGGAAAGTCGACACTGGTCAACCTTCTGCTTCGGTTCTACGAGATCGAGAAGGGCCGCATCCTGATCGACGGCCAGGATATCTCGCGGGTGACGCAGGAATCGCTGCGGGTGCAGATCGGCATGGTGACGCAGGACACATCGCTGCTGCACCGGTCGATCCGCGACAACATCCTGTTCGGGAGGCCGAATGCGAGCGAGGAGCAGTTGCGCGAGGCCGCCCGGCGGGCGGAGGCCGACGGTTTCATCGCCGAGCTGGAGGACCAGCGCGGCCGCCGTGGCTATGATGCCCATGTCGGCGAGCGGGGCGTCAAGCTTTCCGGCGGCCAGCGGCAGCGCATCGCCATCGCCCGCGTCATGTTGAAGAATGCGCCGATCCTGGTGCTGGACGAGGCGACGTCGGCGCTTGATTCCGAAGTGGAGGCTGCCATCCAGTCTAACCTCGAGCGCCTGATGCAGGGCAAGACCGTCCTCGCGATTGCCCACCGGCTCTCCACCATCGCGGCACTCGACCGTCTGATCGTGATGGATGAGGGGCGCATCGTGGAGCAGGGGACGCACGCGCAGCTGGTCGCGGCGAATGGAATCTATGCCGATCTGTGGGCGCGCCAGTCGGGAGGCTTCCTGGCGGCAGACGCCGCACAATAG